Proteins from one Besnoitia besnoiti strain Bb-Ger1 chromosome XIII, whole genome shotgun sequence genomic window:
- a CDS encoding hypothetical protein (encoded by transcript BESB_031110): protein MKFLAHIFLFLAFILVMVGAVQGQMMEEPEADGKMAEEIDEMMKEAADEAEHSERKMGRRFRGGYGYGYGYPYYGYGYGYPSYYGYGYPSYYGWGHRRWGRW from the exons ATGAAGTTCCTTGCCCACAtctttctcttcctcgccttcatcCTGGTGATGGTGGGAGCAGTTCAAGGGCAGATG ATGGAGGAGCCCGAAGCCGATGGCAAAATGGCAGAAGAAATCGACGAGATGATGAAGGAAGCCGCAGATGAAGCTGAGCATTCTGAGCGGAAGATGGGTAgacgcttccgcggcggctaCGGCTACGGCTACGGCTACCCTTACTACGGTTATGGCTATGGATACCCAAGCTACTATGGATACGGATACCCCTCTTACTACGGCTGGGGTCACCGCCGCTGGGGCCGTTGGTAA
- a CDS encoding hypothetical protein (encoded by transcript BESB_031120), whose product MATDSLPAGRSPRVAAGLAKKRMRGAGENPTQRKAARGRQTVDEKGKRNARPFVRADLSLPDWDDDEVEAGAEAEAEALSASGSAAADASVGASVPADAASSRAEDAAAEDGAGALPSPPRNSYAEKKQKRQIQLLDVPSAGYEERSGRRQGDNKKKVFWKDPVNRRILRGVTAALDETPSKARRVEAEAAPRGQKRANGAARVSVKEERENTAQEMTDWMAAQMDLRRHKRPVVSRERLTRQKKR is encoded by the exons ATGGCGACAGACTCGCTCCCTGCGGGCCGGAGCCCGCGTGTCGCCGCGGGGCTTGCCaagaagcgcatgcgcggcgccggcgaaaaCCCGACACAGAGGAAGGCTGCCCGCGGCAGACAAACCGTAGACGAGAAGGGAAAGCGGAACGCGCGGCCCTTTGTGCGCGCCGATCTTTCGCTTCCGGACTGGGATGACGACGAAGTCgaagcgggcgcggaggcggaggcggaggcgctctccgcctccggaTCTGCTGCCGCGGATGCGAGTGTAGGCGCCTCGgtgcccgcagacgcagcgtcatcgcgcgcggaagacgcggcagcggaaGATGGGGCCGGCGCCTtgccctctcccccccgcaACAGctacgcagagaagaagcaaaaGAGACAAATACAACTGCTGGACGTCCCCTCTGCAGGCTATGAAGaacgcagcggccgccggcagggCGACAACAAAAAAAAGGTCTTCTGGAAGG aCCCAGTCAACCGCCGCATTCTGCGAGGCGtgacggcggcgctcgacgagACGCCCAGCAAGGCAAGGCGAgtggaggctgaggcggcgcccagaGGGCAGAAACGAGCCAATGGAGCGGCGCGAGTCTCCGtcaaagaagagagagaaaacaccGCTCAAGAGATGACAGACTGGATGGCCGCGCAGATGGATTTGCGCAGACACAAGCGCCccgtcgtctcccgcgaGAGGTTGacgcggcagaagaagagatgA
- a CDS encoding hypothetical protein (encoded by transcript BESB_031130) produces the protein MEMRRVSDRGQKKKKKAEQDARCNKRRRRRTANTVSHEDDSAEDAPSLFLSFHSSSHVSRCSLAVLFISLKAFEKSALGVWIDLLALAPMPQIQVRALRATSQQSLGSFSLTWKHPVGGRSLRTESASFVFRGGESLLALRRRVPSLPSSASRAKSQRASSGEPSARPSAHLGLLPRHLRVVFFGFGGLP, from the coding sequence ATGGAGATGAGGAGAGTCAGTGACCGAGGtcaaaagaagaagaagaaagcggagcaagacgcgcgctgcaacaagcggagaaggcgacgaaccGCGAACACCGTGAGCCACGAAGATGactccgcggaggacgctCCCTCACTCTTCTTGAGCTTTCATTCTTCTTCGCACGTCTCCCGATGTTCTCTCGCTGTTCTTTTTATAAGTCTGAAGGCCTTCGAAAAGTCAGCACTCGGGGTCTGGATCGaccttctcgccctcgctcccATGCCGCAAATTCAGGTGCGCGCACTCCGAGCGACTTCACAGCAGTCTCTTGGCTCATTTTCGCTCACGTGGAAGCACCCCGTCGGCGGCCGAAGCCTGCGCACGGAGAGCGCGTCCTTCGTCTTTCGGGGCGGcgagtctctcctcgctctccgccgccgcgtccccaGCTTGCCTTCCTCAGCTTCGCGAGCGAAATCGCAGCGGGCGTCAAGCGGCGAGCCCTCggcgcggccgtctgcgcaTCTCGGCCTGCTGCCTCGGCATCTCCGAGTTGTGTTTTTCGGGTTCGGCGGCCTCCCCTGa
- a CDS encoding aldo/keto reductase family oxidoreductase (encoded by transcript BESB_031140), with translation MTACHSVAARRLPRASPRHLSAASRCYVPLVFSLFLLLISLLKATLLSVFHALASLGVAISLPLVGPSLAPSRSLALSPRRHRLALPPTLLRSLSSLLPQLPPSPSPPSALPSADLFSVPLPLPAASPSGCRPACALEAACPSLLVGRSPLSASPLLYVLPLCLLLSCFSLLSAAARVETAEPRRPLHPSIAEALGSVPPVKFVFCVTLSAFLAVAVVASLGRAIRPAEMFRLPPLSRSLFLPAYPSILPLLPLGRTSARGRRIHRHHKSSVHTLPCSPPSALGRRAFTSEAADLSSMASREEGTAPVEAPDSRETRSGLQAEGEGERARRAGVEIPRLLYGTAWKKDNTEKLVKNALFAGFTGIDTACQPKHYDEAGVGRGLQAFLREKSLPRSSLFIQTKFTPIDGQDPRKPLPYDPHAPVSEQVQQSLQTSLANLQVEYLDSVLLHSPMRTAEETLEAWRALEAAVDERRVRLIGLSNCYDVVTLRKLYVAARHKPRLLQNRFYADTGYDKEIREFCDGHGVVYEAFWTLTANPHMLRSAAVRSAATRFNCTPAQAWFRYLLEKGIVVLTGTTSEQHMREDLEVLSLDFSRQSFEAIDREVELYA, from the exons ATGACGGCCTGCcacagcgtcgccgcgaggcgacttCCTCGCGCTAGCCCTCGTCATCTCTCAGCCGCAAGCCGGTGTTATGTTCCTCTCGTTTTTTccctttttctgcttctAATTTCTCTTTTGAAGGCCACTCTCCTCAGCGTGTTTCACGCCCTTgcctccctcggcgtcgcgatCTCGCTTCCTCTGGTCGGCCCTTCACTCGCGCCATCGAGGTCACTCGCGctttctcctcggcggcatCGACTTGCCCTGCCCCCAACCTTGCTtcgctcgctttcctctcttctcccgcagcttcctccttcgccttcccccccctcaGCCCTGCCTTCCGCGGACCTTTTCTCCGTTCCCCTGCCTCtccccgcggcctcgccgagcggctgccgcccggCGTGTGCGCTCGAGGCAGCGTgcccttctctcctcgttgGCCGCTCGCCcctttccgcctcgcccctcctcTACGTTCTTCCGCTCTGTCTGCTGCTTTcctgcttctcgcttctgtcggcggctgcgcgcgtcgagacagcggagccgcggcggcctctgcatcCCTCCATCGCAGAAGCGCTGGGTTCAGTCCCGCCAGTCAAGTTCGTCTTTTGCGTCACACTTTCCGCTttcctcgcggtcgctgtcGTGGCCTCTCTGGGAAGGGCTATCCGGCCTGCGGAGATGTTTCGTttgccgcctctctcgcggtcgctctTCCTTCCTGCCTACCCTTCCatcctgccgctgctgcctctgggCAGGACCTccgcacgcggccgccggatTCACCGCCACCACAAGTCAAGCGTGCATACACTCccctgctcgcctccctctgcactcgggcgccgcgccttcacGAGCGAAGCGGCTGACCTGTCAAGCAtggcgagccgcgaagaaggTACGGCGCCTGTCGAGGCGCCCGACAGCAGAGAAAcccgcagcggcctccaggctgaaggcgaaggcgaaagagCCAGGCGCGCCGGTGTGGAGATCCCTCGACTGCTTTACGGCACAGCTTGGAAGAAGGACAACACAGAAAAACTCGTCAAAAACGCCCTCTTTGCCGGGTTCACCGGCATCGACACAG CGTGCCAGCCGAAGCACTacgacgaggcgggcgtTGGTcgaggcctgcaggcgtttctgcgcgagaagagtctgccgcggagctcgctgTTCATCCAGACCAAATTCACTCCCATCGACGGCCAGGACCCCAGGAAGCCGCTGCCCTACGACCCGCACGCGCCGGTGTCCGAGCAAGTCCAGCAGTCGCTTCAG ACGTCGCTGGCGAACCTGCAGGTGGAGTATTTGGACAGCGTGCTTCTTCACTCGCCGATgcggacggcggaggagactctcgaggcgtggcgggcgctggaggccgctgttgacgagcgccgcgtgcggctcATCGGCCTCAGCAACTGCTACGACGTCGTCACGCTGCGCAAACTCTACGTGGCAGCCCGCCACAAACCGAGGCTCCTTCAGAACCGATTCTACGCCGACACCGGATACGACAAAGAG ATTCGCGAGTTCTGCGATGGACACGGCGTGGTGTATGAGGCCTTTTGGACTCTGACGGCGAATCCGCATATGCTGCGCTCAGCCGCAGTCCGCAGCGCAGCCACACGCTTCAACTGCACGCCAGCTCAG GCGTGGTTCCGCTACTTGCTGGAGAAAGGCATCGTCGTGCTCACCGGGACGACCTCAGAGCAGCACATGCGCGAGGACTTGGAAGTTCTCAGCCTGGACTTCTCGCGCCAGAGCTTCGAGGCGATTGACCGAGAAGTCGAGCTGTACGCctga
- a CDS encoding hydroxyacylglutathione hydrolase (encoded by transcript BESB_031150) has protein sequence MAAYMGGFDPKDPQQVADVVLVPTLSDNYAYLLIDRATKAAACIDPAEPEKVLKAAQAAGAELKMCLCTHKHLDHSGGSPSLSQKRPDLEMVGSGYEETPGVKKTVRDGDMLSLGDLHIRVLHTPCHTGGHVLYFVTSPKQPSLAPIIFTGDTLFVGGCGRFFEGTAQQMVHALLEVIKPLPANTRVFCGHEYTKSNLEFALKVEPGNADLKAKYDWTVKQREAQQPTIPSTIEQELRFNPFMRVEEKSVQEAMKSVGDTVETMQRLRELKNRS, from the exons ATGGCAGCCTACATGGGAGGTTTTGACCCCAAA GATCCGCAGCAAGTCGCGGACGTCGTGCTCGTCCCGACGCTCTCGGATAATTACGCGTATCTGCTTATCGACAG ggcgacgaaggccgctGCATGCATAGACCCCGCCGAACCGGAGAAA gtTCTGAAAGCCGCccaggccgcgggcgccgagctGAAGATGTGTCTCTGCACCCACAAGCACCTTGACCACTCAGGCGGGTCACCGAGC CTGTCGCAGAAGCGGCCCGATCTCGAGATGGTGGGTAGCGGCTACGAGGAGACTCCGGGCGTCAAGAAGACCGTCCGCGACGGCGATATGCTGTCACTCG GTGACCTCCACATCCGCGTCCTGCACACGCCCTGCCACACGGGCGGGCATGTGCTTTACTTTGTCACGTCGCCCAAGCAGCCCTCTCTGGCGCCTATCATTTTCACAG GCGACACTCTGTTTGTGGGCGGGTGCGGCCGCTTCTTTGAAGGCACTGCGCAGCAGATGGTCCATGCGTTGCTGGAGGTCATCAAGCCGCTCCCCGCAAACACGCGCGTGTTCTGCGGGCACGAATACACCAAGTCGAACCTCGA ATTTGCTTTAAAAGTCGAACCTGGCAACGCAGACCTTAAGGCCAAGTACGACTGGACGGTGAAGCAGCGGGAGGCCCAGCAGCCCACGATCCCCTCCACCATCGAGCAA GAGTTGAGGTTCAACCCCTTCATGCGTGTGGAGGAGAAGAGCGTGCAAGAAGCCATGAAGAGCGTCGGCGACACTGTCGAAACCATGCAGCGTCTTAGAGAGCTCAAGAACCGCTCGTGA
- a CDS encoding hypothetical protein (encoded by transcript BESB_031160): MKVSSFSIFLTAMTAKWLSPAVGQAAAGDMIPSEHETQELINLVNSAKAGETNSEEFEQIGSSFPSHEFLEHLKANQAMGESARSPNL; this comes from the exons ATGAAGGTGTCTTCATTTTCCATCTTTCTCACGGCCATGACTGCTAAATGGCTTTCTCCTGCTGTTGGCCAAGCG GCGGCAGGTGACATGATCCCGAGTGAGCATGAGACTCAGGAGCTAATCAACCTGGTCAACTCAGCGAAGGCCGGAGAGACGAATTCGGAAGAGTTTGAGCAAATTGGAAGCAGTTTCCCTTCTCATGAGTTTTTGGAACATCTCAAGGCCAACCAAGCCATGGGCGAATCTGCTCGAAGTCCTAACTTGTGA
- a CDS encoding hypothetical protein (encoded by transcript BESB_031170) codes for MDAFGGGRPRLSASSAMSSFFSSHDGRATCCSPPVPASHCFSLSGHDGRRELLSDAGKECETHVANHNTLWSEFFKSCCFKAPLKVVGSLYTACLVVGCIVGARLHLLGPTDAVLPAVLSLLSFLLSASCRSLLLTPPSEALRAVSESPALGSLAAPGFVLFLLLAGVSHLGAVAFALAPLRFLLDERRCFLHAFLILFACSVVFLHLYRHVAQCRFQLLLCPLKPGLAPILLGPFLRFAVLETFAGFLLSLPLFLLLFPGLSIFSSFHSPSTLFSAFGLSSASRASSFLDGLPDDGEDVSAFSASFALSRPLSFLASLLLIPLRLSFVSLEGATVCAASLSATALAQALVLFLLNVHGELQQQARASDCAAIAAFVGSMAASSLSPSLALSSASAAFSSAKPVACAADSRAASAPLRKFASFAPPATGRAFDEQCLLLRWLYDCGEALQSSIWTDSPSFSSLPPYSPVLSRSTALSSRSPFGTALWGRCPVCDPSFSRAGVQGPAAGAFASTRPWGSALDAGVGRAGGGAWQIQALLEGGKHGAAQREKCPLVPALAEWFSECADDFPLLPPSPQSALVLPCEGCQKGAWMATWQEARRRKKMTKWSDEEGREILLFTRREAATLVAQQMLHAGVVGTSAVRPNLVFSMYESLVFGLLTHFVRLLRSMQQVCLAASCPATLVSSGVNSGFSFSKNEAETQRAAVAAAAMVAAEASFPFPASRSAAISQQRAAAAAGAAASAAAQAACAAEKASAWKRSIVSAALAEKLRPFLPPVVFALLVGRDRAEACCGAPASDNKDEKAAQNGQRRLRSERDGGAQVNSAGGKPGCVVARVLGSLGSLVGGARSRPFAWLSADEKRRAEQGRWKHAQVELSVMLNCVACAVEGFALWLCAAAAVASKVAEGKESLARPEDSGDEELTSGASEPFVSLAVRDAAAGLVLNVLEILNQQQLLRRSARPHALADSPGRLGVLNPELLVAMEDLDRRTRRAVVLMCRYEPLKLRALAAGVGPAASLSPLMQTQLRKLLSSA; via the exons ATGGACGCTTTTGGTGGAGGACGGCCTCGGCTGTCCGCTTCGTCCGCGATgtcttcctttttctcttctcacGACGGCCGCGCCACCTGCTGCTCCCCGCCCGTACCAGCTTCGCactgcttttctctctctgggcACGACGGCCGAAGGGAGCTGCTGTCTGACGCGGGAAAGGAATGCGAAACGCACGTCGCCAACCACAACACTTTGTGGAGCGAATTCTTCAAAAGCTGCTGCTTCAAGGCCCCCCTGAAGGTCGTGGGCTCTTTGTACACTGCATGCTTGGTCGTCGGATGCATCGTCGGCGCGAGGTTGCATCTCCTCGGGCCAACTGACG CTGTCCTGCCTGCAGTTCTTTCTCTCCTgagcttcctcctctccgcctcctgccgctCACTGCTTCTCACAC CGCCGAGTGAAGCTCTCCGCGCAGTCTCTGAGAGCCCGGCCCTTGGATCTCTCGCTGCTCCTGGTTTCGTCTTGTTTCTTTTGCTCGCTGGGGTCTCACACCTAGGCgcagtcgccttcgcgctcgcgccgcttcgcttccttcttgATGAGCGCCGATGTTTCCTGCATGCCTTCCTCATTCTCTTCGCGTGCAGCGTCGT GTTTCTCCATCTATACCGCCACGTCGCGCAGTGTCGCTTCCAACTGCTGCTCTGTCCCTTGAAGCCGGGGCTGGCTCCGATTCTGTTGGGACCGTTCTtgcgcttcgccgtcctcgagACGTTCGCTGGCTTTCTCCTTTCTCTGCCTTTGTTTCTTCTGCTCTTCCCCGGCCTGTCCATCTTCAGCTCCTTTCACTCGCCGTCTAcgctcttctctgccttcggtctctcttcggcctcgcgggcctcctccTTTCTCGACGGGCTGCCGGACGACGGTGAAGACGTTTCcgcgttctccgcctccttcgccctgtcgcgcccgctctcgtttctcgcgtcgctgctcttGATTCCCCTCCGCCTGTctttcgtctccctcgagggcgcgaccgtctgcgcggcctcgctctccgccacCGCTCTAGCCCAGGCCCtcgttctctttctcctcaaCGTCCATGGCGAGCTTCAGCAGCAAGCCCGGGCTTCAGACTGCGCCGCCATTGCGGCCTTCGTGGGGTCGATGgcagcctcgtcgctgtcgccctctctggcgctctcctcggcgtcagcagccttctcctccgcgaaGCCGGTAGCGTGCGCGGCAGACTCCCGCGCTGCCTCAGCGCCTTTACGGAAATTCGCCAGCTTTGCGCCGCCGGCCACGGGACGAGCTTTCGACGAACAG tgtctccttcttcggtGGCTGTATGACTGCGGCGAAGCACTCCAAAGCTCTATTTGGACTGATTCTCCGTCGTTCTCGTCCCTACCCCCCTACTCCCCCGTTCTTTCTCGCTCGACGGCTCTGAGTTCGCGGTCCCCTTTCGGCACCGCGCTCTGGGGGCGTTGCCCCGTCTGCGACCCCAGTTTTTCTCGGGCGGGGGTTcaggggcctgcggcgggggccttcgcctccacgagGCCCTGGGGGAGCGCCTTGGACGCAGGCGTCGGCcgcgcagggggcggcgcctggcagATTCAGGCCCTCCTAGAAGGCGGCAAACACGGCGCTGCTCAG CGCGAGAAGTGCCCTCTGGTCCCCGCGCTGGCGGAGTGGTTTTCGGAGTGCGCGGACGACTTCCCCCTGCTACCGCCTTCGCCCCAGTCCGCACTCGTGCTGCCCTGCGAAGGCTGCCAGAAGGGCGCCTGGATGGCGACGtggcaggaggcgaggcgacggaaaAAGATGACCAAGtggagcgacgaagaaggccgaGAGATTTTACTCTTCACTCgacgagaggccgcgacccTTGTGGCTCAGCAGATGCTCcacgccggcgtcgtcggcaCCTCCGCAGTCCGACCCAACCTG GTCTTCAGCATGTACGAGAGCCTGGTTTTCGGGTTGTTGACGCATTTTGTGCGACTTCTCCGCTCCATGCAGCAGGTCTGCCTGGCGGCCTCGTGCCCTGCGACGTTGGTCTCCTCCGGTGTGAACTCGGGATTCTCTTTTTCGAAgaacgaggcagagacgcaacgcgcagctgtcgcggcggctgcgatgGTGGCGGCGGAG GCGTCGTTCCCCTTcccggcgtcgcgctccgcggcgattagccagcagcgcgcggccgctgcggcgggtgcagctgcctccgctgcggcgcaggcagcgtgcgcggcggagaaggcgtccGCGTGGAAGCGAAGCATCgtcagcgccgcgctcgcggagaagCTGAGGCCTTTCCTGCCTCCAGTGGTGTTCGCGCTTCTAGTCGGGCGAgaccgcgcggaggcctgctGCGGGGCGCCCGCGAGTGACAAcaaagacgagaaggcggcgcagaacgGTCAGCGCCGACTGCGAAGCGAgagggacggcggcgcgcaagtGAACAGTGCCGGGGGGAAGCCaggctgcgtcgtcgcccgtgTCCTCGGCTCGCTTGGGTCGCTCGTCGGTGGCGCCCGCTCGCGGCCCTTCGCCTGGCTTTCCGCAGACGAGAAGCGCAGAGCAGAGCAAGGGCGGTGGAAACACGCGCAAGTCGAACTCTCCGTCATGCTCAACTGCGTGGCGTGCGCAGTTGAAGGCTTCGCACTctggctctgcgccgcagctgctgtcgccAGCAAAGTCGCCGAGGGCAAGGAGTCACTCGCGCGGCCCGAGGACTCTGGAGACGAGGAACTGACCTCAG GCGCCTCCGAGCCATTTGTGAGCCTCGCCGttcgcgacgccgctgccgggCTCGTCTTGAACGTG CTCGAGATTTTGAAtcagcagcagcttctcCGCCGGTCGGCTCGTCCCCACGCTCTCGCAGACTCGCctgggcgcctcggcgtgctCAATCCGGAGCTCCTGGTTGCCATGGAGGACCTCGACAGAC GAACGCGACGCGCGGTGGTGCTGATGTGCCGCTACGAGCCGCTGAAACTGCGGGCGCTTGCCGCGGGTGTCGgtccggcggcgtcgctctcacCTCTCATGCAGACGCAGTTGCGAAAGCTGTTGTCGTCTGCGTAG